TTTGTAAGAGTGTGTTTCTGAAACTGAGGCAGACAGATGTGTGTTAGCTAGTGACAAATTAGCGTAACATCTTTATATACACCTATTTTACACGCCATCACTCGGCTCAtcaaaaatcatcatcatcatcatcataatgatCTTCAGGTGAGATCACGTGCCACTCAGTGTGaaagtgaatgtaaacacacacacacacacacacacatattgtacTGTAGCTCCTGTGTTTAGTTCATTTAGAGACACAGTTAATGAgtgatgtgatgatgtaatTGATTAGCATTAGAAGAAACAGAATGAATTTACAGAAGTGTGATGTTCTGTTTATAAAGAGGCGCAGGAATGTGCTTACTGAGAGTGATGAGTGGATCATCAGTGTAAACAATAAtttgttattataatatatacacacctaAAACACCCTCAGAGTATAAAGATGATTaagagcatattattattattattattattataattattgacAGTACTTGCGTGAAGTGGGTACTGGCTTTTAAATTCTGTGGACTTTGATCAAGTTCATGTAAAGTTCATGTAAAGTCTTTAGTGATTTGTTTTACAACTTTTGATCATTTCATACTTTCTTTCGCTTTGCTTCAACAGCGAATAAAGTATATAACtcttcatctgtgtgtgtgtgtgtgatttgacaTGAGACAGATGCTTTAACACAAAATTTCCGTCCATCATTagaacagtaaataaaaaaatggaggATTTCCTGGACCGCGGTTTAACACTAAACCacttctgtgtctgtgttctgcacTTTACTGCGGTGTCAGatttaccaacacacacacacaacttgtaAAGCTAGGAAAGCTCTAGCTTAAAGGCTTTAATGtgttaaaggtaagaagtgGTAATGTCTCTTTGATACAGCACAGATAAACAACTCCAACCCTttaaactaacacacacacacacaccaacccttAACAATAATTTATCTTTAACCCCTAAACTCAGCTGAGTAATATCTTTCCACCCCTTTTCACTCCATTTACAGTTTTCTTCCTGGGGGAAATTTCCACTTTCATACTTCTGCGGTCACAAGAGTTTCCCTTTATATagatttataaatacactgcTATAAAATCCACTTCCTATTTACTCAACTGGTTCATGGAGGTCAGGAAGTCCGTCTCGTCTGAAAATGAAGTCATCTGACCTTAAGAAATTctttaagtaaatatatatatttaatgattgAAAACATCAGTTTACAGATTATAACATTGGGCACAGCTGTTaaatgtgtgcacacacacacacacaaatcagttGTTTTAGCTTGAGGGATCTCAGCCACACCCTGGCTATTATCAGGAccatcagagagagacagagagagagagagacagacagagagaccacGCTCAGCATGCAGCTTTCTAACCTAAAGATCACCtgatttctcaaaaaaaaaagtgtcactgCCAGTAAACGGGAGtcatttaatactttttttttaaaaaaggtgttTTGATTAGACACTATGGTTAAACAATGCAGCCTCtaacctacacacacagagagagagagagagagagagagagagagagacagcgcgcACGCGCAACATGCAGCATGCCAACCTAAAGATCACATGATTTCTGAGAGAAAGTGTCACTGCCAGTAAACATGTGTcctttaatactttttttttttttttttttttaaaggtgcttTGGTTATAGACACTATGGTTAAACAATGCAGCCTctaacctacacacacacacacacacacacagagacagagagaaagaataatCAGTGCCTCAGCTGGATGTTCTAAACAATTCAGCAGAACCAATCCCAGAACTCAACCTGCTTGGTTCCGTCCCTGTTTTCTAATGCAACGACCACAAAGTGTTCAGATCAGATGCAGCAGCTCCAGATCTATCACACTGAGCAAAGACTCACCCCAAACCACCTGAAACACAATAAatcaatctaatctaatctctgTCTAATCTCTCACTTAAAATGAGCAATGGAACAAAAATCCTTTTCACTTTTCCTGACAGGGAAATTTCCTCACcgcacacttccacactaactTCCTCGTGCACTTCAGTTTGCTGGAGTGTTAAATGTAAAATCCGCCCTACACCCATTTGTTCACTTGTTCTCAGTAAGTTTATTTAACCTGGCCAGAGGCCGAATACACTTAACATAACACTTCAAACAGCAAGGAAGTGCTTGAAGAAAACTGCAGATGTTTGACTTTgttgtgacctttgaccctgtTTGGAATGACCTATACGAATATAAACTTAAACATTCCTCAGAGTAGCAGAGGTATAAAATACACAATTTCTCCATCTAGTGGTGAATTTCTTAAACTAcagttgaaataaaatccaacaTGCTTGAGGTGAAAATGTTGAAGCTTTCTTTTGTGCCCAGATGCCTGCTTTAGATCACCAACTTCTCAGCTTACAATCATCTAGTTAAACAGGgatcacaaaaaacaaaaacaaacaaacaaacaaaaaacagtaacCTGTGAGGTTAAAGTTGAGACTCAACTGTAGCTATGAGCtctgactagcattagctaggATTAATAACTCTAAATTGGCATTattctaactaactaactaaaacaGCTCTCTTAAAAGCCTGCCTTACTGAGCAGGTATGAGACAGTTCCTCTGCTAATCATGCCACAGAGAGCTGGGAGGCATTAATATACACAGTTTCCCCTAAACTACAAAACCAGCTCAGACACTCACACAGCCAGGTCTCTACACTTAGCATTGGAGGCTAACTGAAGCAAATCCCTGCACATAAATAAACTCCAGCTAATCATACACAGGTGTGCACCATCACCATTACCTGATGACTGACCACGCCCACCTCTTCACTTGCTGACGACTGACCACGCCCTCCACCGCCATTTCAATTCACTTCTTTAGTAACAATACATAATggaaacataaaatattcagttataggagatatatgtttttttcttcttcgatATTTAATGCATAAagcacttttaaataaataactattattacaaattctttttcttttttggtcaTCTTCATTTTGTTCTGagagtgtgtaaacttttgtgtatgtttctatattaacagTTGCTGTCATTgcttcttttgtattttttattgtttatgtgataaataaatgtgaacttTCCATAAAAGCAGTAAAGATAAACAGCATAAATAAAGCTCTCAGTGAATTACAGAAACACGCGTTGTTTATAAAAATAGGTTTATTATGAAGCGCATGGTAACGATACTGAGCTTCCTGTTCAGAGCTGCGTAACGTTATCACGTGAGCAGAAACACGTCAGctggtgtgtttattttataaaagaaCGTcaacattaaatttttttttttttttaaatcatagaaTTTAGACCAAACATGACCTCAGCAAACTTTCACTCCACTACGAGAATGAACTTTGACCACTGACACACTGCAAGCAGTTGGTTGTGACGCTCCCGGTGTTCCTTTATGGCGCCAGGGCCTGGGAAAGGtcacccttacacacacacacacacacacacgaggaaTGTGTGAGAGTTCGGAGTTACTCTTctcaccctgaagttgattatttttctataacagcacgtccccaaatgttttattccctttattccctctctaacCCTAAATGATggatcatactttttatccttttagCATTGCAATTTgtaagttcctgttctcacttccaTTATAGCAGCTCTATACAATAGAGTCgtataaacatctccttacagaaaacttcaccgtatcaccGATTTTTCCCCCTATAcatccctgtgaacgagccgttactatagaaacgtgcattaatataaacctgggatttgcATCTtcttgtgttggcagtgtgctATAATGATTTGacgtacacttcagtactcttcAGAACTCTTCAGTACTCTTTACTAATCTTCAGTACTCTTTAGTACTCTTCAGTACTCTTTACTAATCTTCAGTACTCTTTAGTACTCTTCAGTACTCTTTACTAATCTTCAGTACTCTTCTGTACTCTTTACTAATCTTCAGTACTCTTCTGTACTCTTTACTAATCTTCAGTACTCTTCAGTACTCTTCAGAACACTTCAGTACTCTTTGCTAATCTTCAGTACTCCTGTACTCTTTACTAATCTTCAGTACCCTTCTGTACTCTTCAGTACTCTTCAGAACTCTTCAGTACTCTTTACTAATCTTCAGTACTCTTTAGTACTCTTCAGTTGTCTTCAGTACTCTTCAGTACTGTTTACTAATCTTCAGTACTCTTCTGTACTCTTTACTAATCTTCAGTACTCTTCAGTACTCTTCAGAACACTTCAGTACTCTTTGCTAATCTTCAGTACTCCTGTACTCTTTACTAATCTTCAGTACTCTTCTGTACTCTTTACTAATCTTCAGTACCCTTCTGTACTCTTCAGTACTCTTCAGAACTCTTCAGTACTCTTTACTAATCTTGAGTACTCTTCTGTACTCTTTACTAATCTTCAGTATTCTTCTGTACTCTTCAGTACTCTTCAGAACTCTTCAGTACTCTTTACTAATCTTCAGTACTCTTTAGTACTCTTCAGTTGTCTTCAGTACTCTTCAGTACTGTTTACTAATCTTCAGTACTCTTTAGTACTCTTCAGTACTCTTTACTAATCTTCAGTACTCTTCAGTACTCTTTACTAATCTTCAGTACTGTTTACTAATCTTCAATACTCTTCAGTACTGTTTACTAATCTTCAGTACTCTTTAATACTCTTCGGTACTCTTTACTAATCTTCAGTACTCTTTAGAACTCTTCAGTACTCTTTACTAATCTTCAGTACTCTTCACTAATCTTCAGTACTCTTCAGTACTCTTCAGTACTCTTTACTAATCTTCAGTACTCTTCACTAATCTTCAGTACTCTTCAGTACTCTTTAGTACTCTTCAGTACTCTTCACTAATCTTCAGTACTCTTCTGTACTCTTTACTAATCTTCAGTACTCTTCACTAATCTTCAGTACTCTTCAGTATAGCAGTATACAATTTTGTTTCTAGAGAAACTTCTAGAGCTAGAGAATTGGGAATTTTGGTCTTCATCCAGGAATAACACATCACGcatctttttttaatcctgaTTTAAACCTGCGCTTATGTTGGTGATAGTCAGGGTCAGGGTTCACTCAACGTGGTGTTTTACATGATTTCAGCACAGatagctgaaaaaaaacatgaacctTTTGGAAAATGAACAGacaacaaaaaatgtttgattgATGAAAAGTTCTATAGTTTTATAACTTCTGCACaaaaaattgaataaataaaaatacaaagccTTTGTGGAGTTttacaatcagaataaaataaCACTAAACTGTCGTTATTTAcggttgttttttaaacagttaaGCTACTGATCCATGCAGCTAATTTAACGCAAACCTCTAAGCCAAATAATTCTTGAATTAGTAAGAAATACGTAAGTCATGACCGTAAAAATGACCGTAAGTCATTTTTGTTTATCAGCTGTTTTCTTGGGGCTTTTATATGAAACCCCACTCAGGTCATCTCATCGCTCCTGCCAGAGTTAGGCTCGGTCAAAGCAGTAAAAGCGTCTCCATGTTTGTTCTCCACATGACTTCAGTGGGTGAGGACGGAGGCGTGGTCGGTCTCGGGTCCGCGCTGTGGTACGTTATCCTTCGCTGGGCAGTTACGGTGGCACGCACACGTACGGATGAACATGACGGGTCTCTTGAGCGTGGATCCGTCCGGGCAGCGGAACGTCACCGGTGCCGTTTTGGTGGCGTGGGGCGTACAGCAGCGACCGTCTGAGCAGCGGCCGCAGAAACGAGGACGAAATGCCTGCACGCTCGAGCAGTTCCTGAAGGTGAAGTGGACGGGTTCGGGGCTCTGCGTGGTCCTGAGACACGTCCCGACTTcctgcaggggaaaaaaatccacaaactggAATATGAACTGAACCtcctgatgacatcatcagcacattacattttttttattgtgttgaTTGTAAAAAGGAGAGTTGATGGTGGTTTCTTGTGATTAAATCTACACaaacatataaaacacacaaacacaaagtaaaaatgatgtgtagcattttagcccttccAAAAAAATGATATATACCTGCCTTGCATGACTGAAAAATCAGTACATGGGGGTCATGTACCGATTGTATGTCACGGTGATCACGAGTGTAAAATCTGTCTGATTCGTACCTGAGGGTCTGCTTGCTCTTTGGTGGCGTCGCAGGGACGCACCATACACAAGCGGCTCTGTTTCACCATCTCACAGCGccggttctgattggtcacccGTATGGACACGCCCATTCCACAGGAACGGGAACACGCGCTCCACTCTGTTGACTGCTCCATGCACTCCATGCTGGGATCGAAGCCCAACGTCTCCTCCTGTCTGTATGCTGAGATTCACAACAACGCACAAAAAAAGCCATTCAATATAATGGATATAGAATTAAATGTGTCTTAATATCAACATGCTTATTAAAATACTAGGAGCTCACCCGCCATGGCGAAGGCCCCCAGCACGCTGACCTCGGCCTGTGCATCACACACCCACTTCTCACAGCATTCTCCTAGAACCTGCACCTTACGTGGGAACGGACAGTCTGGACCCGGGAGCATCACATCCAGGTTACAGCGGGGGACGCAGCTGATCTGCCCACCGTGACATACACACTGGTATCTGCAGCTCGGGAAGAACGTCTCGCCGCTGTGGTACACAGAGTTTCCCAGTACACAGGAGTCTGCATCAGGAGCTGCTCAGGAGATAAACATGCCACCAGGTTTTGCATGGTTAGCATGTGATGATCATCATGAATCGGGCCCTGAACCAGTCCTCAATCGAAACCGAGAATCAGAAGACAAATCAGGCCCCAAATAAAAACCTGAACCAGACCCCAAACCAAAGAAACCAGACCCTAAACCAAATCCCAAACCAGTCCCCAATTCAAACCCCAAACCAGACTACAAAATTAACCACAAACCAGACACCATCCCAAACACCAAAACAGGCCTGAAACCAGCCCAAACCAAACCCCCAAAATGACAATGgaccaaaacaaaataaacttaaaataaaCCCTAAACCAAACTACAAAGCAAACTAACCTAAACTCTAACTCAAACTCCAAGCCAAACTCTAAACCAAACTCTAAAGCAAATCTCTAACCAAACTATAAACCAAACCCCAAACCAGACTGCAAATCAAAATCCAAACAAAGCTTCAAAGTCTGACCCCAAAATGAACTCTGAACCAGGTTCCAGCCCAAACCCCCAAACAACCCCAAAACTAACCCTAAATCATAACACAAATGAAACAGCAAACCAGACCTCCAAATCAAACCCTAAAGCAGACCACAACCCACACCCCAAATCAATCCCTAAACCACACCCCAAATCAATTCCTAAAACACACCCCAACTCAATTCCTAAACCACACCCCAAATCAATGCCTAAAACCACACCCCAAATCAAACCCTAAATCACACCCCAAATCAAACCCTAAACCACACCCCAAATCAATCCCTAAATTACTCCCCAAATCAAACCCTAAACCAGACCACAACCCACACCCCAAATCAATCCCTAAACCACACCCCAAATCAATCCCTAAACCACACCCCAAATCAATCCCTAAACCACACCCCAAATCAATTCCTAAACCACACCCCAAATCAATCCCTAAACCACACCCCAAATCAATTCCTAAACCACACCCCAAATCAATCCCTAAACCACACCCCAAATCAATCTCTAAACCAAACCCCAAATCAAATCCTAATCAGAACCCCAAATCAATCCCTAAACCAAACCCCAAATCAATTCCTAAAACACACCCCAACTCAATTCCTAAACCACACCCCAAATCAATGCCTAAAACCACACCCCAAATCAAACCCTAAATCACACCCCAAACCAAACCCTAAACCACACCCCAAATCAATCCCTAAATTACTCCCCAAATCAAACCCTAAACCACACCCCAAATTAATCCCTAAACCACACCCCAAATCAGTCCCTAAACCACACCCAAAATCAAACCCTAAACCACACCCCAAATCAATCCCTAAACCACACCCCAAATCAATCCCTAAACCACACCCAGATCAAACCCTAAACCACACCCCAAATAAAACCCTAAACCACACCCCAAATCAACCCTAAACCACACCCCAAATCAGTCCCTAAACCACACCCCAAATCAATCCCTAAACTATTACCCAAATAAAACCCTAAACCACACCCAAATCAAACCTTAAATCACACCCCAAATCAAACCCTAAACCACACCCAAATCTAACCCTAAACCACACCCCAAATCAATCCCTAAACCACACCCAAAATCAAACCCTAAACCACACCCCAAATCAATCCCTAAACTACACCCCAAATCAAACCCTAAACCACACCCAAATGAAACCCTAAACCACACCCCAAATCAATCCATAAACCACACCCCAAATCAAACCCTAAACCACACCCAAATCAAACCCTAAACCACACCCCAAATCAATCCCTAAACCACACCCAAATCAAACCCTAAACCACACCCAAATCTAACCCTAAACCACACCCCAAATCAATCCCTAAACTACTACCCAAATCAAACCCTAAACCACACCCAAATCAAACCCTAAACCACACCCCAAATCAAACCCGAAACTACACCCCAAATCAATCCCTAAACCACACCCCAAATCAAACCCTACACCACACCCTAAATCAAACCCTACACCACACCCCAAATCTAACCCTAAACCACACCCCAAATCAATCCCGAAACCACACCCCAAATCAAAACCTAAACCACACCCCAAATCAATCCCTAAACTACTACCCAAATCAAACCCTAAACCACACCCAAATCAAACCCGAAACCAAACCCCAAATCAATCCCTAAACTACTACCCAAATCAAACCCTAAACCACACCCAAATCAAACCCTAAACCACACCCCAAATCAAACCCGAAACCAAACCCCAAATCAATCCCTAAACTACTACCCAAATAAAACCCTAAACCACACCCAAATCAATCCCTAAACCGCACCCAAATCAAACCCTAAACCACACCCCAAATCAAACCCGAAACCACAGCCCAAAACAATCCCTAAACCACACCCCAAATCAATCCCTAAACCACACCCCAAATCAAACCCTAAACCACACCCAAATCAAACCCTAAACCACACCCAAATCAAACCCTAAACCACAGCCAAAATCATACCCTAAACCACACCCCAAATCAATCCCTAAACCACACCCCAAATCAATGCCTAAACCACACCCCAAATAAGTCTCTAAACCACACCCCAAATCAAACCCTAAACCACACCCAAATCAAACCCTAAACCACACCCAAAATCATACCCTAAACCACACCCCAAATCAATCCCTAAACCACACCCCACACCAGACCTCAGACCAGCCCGAAGCACATACTCACCAGCACACACTGTTCTGGTTCTGTTCCCGTTTCCTCCCATGTAGCGACAGCGTAGCCCCTTCTGGCACGGCTTGGTTTGTGAACACGGttctcctctctgtctcacacacatcaCTGCACAGAATAACAGAACCTGTACGGAGAACGCAGAGCTTAGCAGAGGAACTCCAACACCTTGTCAAAGATTGCTTCACCAACACATGCTAAGTATTAAACTTGACGTTCTTTTAGGtcttagctagctaatgcagaccaaatgaaatgtaatagCAAGGCTAAAAGATTAACCACCATTTAAAATGACTAACcaggaaaaataaaagataaacagaaaaaatgCTGCTGGCTAAGAATGGCTAGTTCTCTGTAGCTTGTATGCTAATTGTGGAGGAGTGTGCTGGATGtgatgctaatgctaacactaaCAAAAAGTCTTTATGAGAAGAGCTGAAATTGAATCCCAGTAATATTGTAACCGCAGCAGCATTTATCCGTATCTGTGTTAGGTCAATGATACTTTCTGACTGAAAACTCAATCAGGAGTTCTTTGTATTAAAATGCTCAAAAGTATACACCCCCTCTCATCTGCTCTAGTTAATTGATTTGAATCTGTCTCATTATGTTGTTGATTCCTTTGTTAAGTTTTATTTAAGTGAAGAAAAGTTCAAAACATTCCTCACACGGCGTAACCCAGAAAACAGAGCGATTATAACAAGAGataccaaataaaaaataaaaaatcattttgttttttcctttatatCATTTTCACCAACGAAGGAACGTCTGAAAAACCAAAACTTGCCCTAAACGTAAAGGGTGTACAAACATTTGAACTCGGTGGTTTTAATGAAATAACTCATGCATCGACGGTTAGGTATAAAAATGATCACCTGTGCACAGACGGACAGAGGAACCTCCTTCTTCATGAAACTATTGCTGAACATCTTCAGGGTTCGTTCTGGCCTTGTAAAATCCGGCAGTGTGCTGAACAAATTTATACACGTACTCGCAAAACAGACGAGTAAAGAAAGAGGGGAAAGTGGGTGGGGCTTGCCAGGGTTCCCAACCAGCTGATTGGACAGCAATACATTAGCAGGTCACATTTTACTGccaaagaaaatgaagaacctCTTGaccctgcaaacacacacacacacacacacacacacacacacacacacacacacacacacacacacacacagtgtttattagtTATGACATGACTAACGCAtgatatttattcatgaagAATGATGAAACCTGGTTTCAGAAGCTGAATGGAGAAATGACGTTCCTCTTCCACAGACTACTCCACACAATCTCGCGTGATTGACGGCTCACTGAAGGTCCATTACAGATCAGCGGAGCAAAGAAGGAACAAAGAGTCAGCAGAGCCGTTAGCTGAGCAAACACACGCCtgtgctgttaaacatttctcAGCTTTTAGTGTGAAACTATCTGACGAGTCGTGAATCACATCAATGTCTGTTATTTATACAGCACTAAAGCTGCTCTaatccttacacacacacacacacacacacacacactagatggACAATGATTCAGTAGTAAATCTAATGTGCTACTGTAAAGTCACGCCGGTTTTCATTCTTCTCAATGAAGCATCAgatacattcttttttttaagtcaaataaataaataaataaataaatataaataattaactcCACTTTGTTGCTGATTCTGTTTACATAAATTTGAGTCTTTTGGTAACATGAGTTAAAACGGAACTAAATATAAAAGAGATTGCAATTCTTTACTTTACTTAAattctttactttactttagatttaaaaaatgatgggCGGGGCTACATATCTACATACAGTCAGCTCATTTTGTGATGTCACAACACCACTCCGTGGCTGTGGATTGGCTATATTAGTGATGGCGCACAGACATGGGGGCGTGTCTAATTTGCATACTGGTGTATATTCATAGAacctttcatttttaatgagttGTAAAGTACAGAGATGTTTCTCTGACATCTTTAGTCCATTTTCTTTGGGCATTTGATACACATCATCAATTTATAATTCTACAAAGATCCATTTTTACTCATAATGACATGTTAAATTTGATGTTTTTAACTTTTTgaacctaaaaaaaacaaaaacaatttattGACTGCTAAGTCATAATCCAAAATGACTAACTtacctttacatttttttaaaaaatattgaaatatttataaatattctcTTACGTGATTTTAGCTTGTGAAACTGAGGAATTCGCCTATGTAGAGAATGTTAAGAAGAAAATACGGGTTAATACTGTACGTCCAGGGTTATTTTAGTACCGTACAATATATCGTTTGTTTAACATCATCATGATATTGGCCTTTTACGACTCTTATACAGTATCACAAGAATAAAACCTCGATTTTAACTCCGCcctgaaaacacattaaatgcatttatattcATTGAAAATTAAAAGACAAGAAGCTGGTTCAAACGTCCCAGCATGCAATGCAGCTGTACCACACTGGACCACTATGAGCAGGCAGTctaatggcattgtgggtaataaaAGCATGGCGATGGAAGACCTTTATAACAAGAAAGTTAATTACAAAGTCAATCTTGGAAGGTCAcatgttaataataatcattgtTCAGAGTGGATTTTGGGGAGCTCCGGTGCCGTGAATAATTAAAAGGTTTGAGCCGAACGTTTCTCTGGGAAGAACTCCTGTCGGATTTTGGAGGACTCCAGTCACCGCTGGATAACCCGGAGACGGCACTTCGCTTTCCATTATGTTCCGAGTGAGGAATTTTGTTTGCTGCCGATCAGAGTATAAATGGTCCTTATTTTGGACCGGGCTACAGAAACGCTTTAATAGGCCGTGTCTTTCTGGCGAGATTCGGCCCTTTGCTCTGAGGTCACGTCAGGACAATTTATTATTCAGCTACAAGGTTGTTTGTAACGGCTTATTAAAGAGTTCTGCTCTGAAATTATGTCCGGATCCGAGTTTGTATTCCTTCACTGTGAATTACTGTAAAGCATGAACTTTTGTTAATCAAAATCCGTGTATAATCTCTTCAATACAtatctgtttttttaaacagcggaaaaacaaaaataacttgtTTCCTATGTTGGTGTATTTTAGTGAACAACCTAGACTCTGAATCTGATGTCAGAATATTGGCTTTGTACAGAATTGTAGGTGTGTATATTTTTACACTTCGTCTGTTTTGACCTGAAGGAGAGGACGAGTGGAGATATCCTGCTAGAACGAGCAGTGATCAATAAAAGAGGTAAATGTGTTGACCCAAAAATATTGTTGTGTTTAATAATTGTACAAAATTgtacaacaacaagaaaaatttTTCTTCCCAGTCAAACCCCAGTGGACGCTCATGGCCGAGCTTTTCTCTAAACCCAGACCGATGTTCTAATGGTGGCAGATCTTCAACttctggcattttttttttctaaaaataacTCCATGTCTTCAGCGGCAGTTGACAGGGTCTCAGTATGACTCTGACATTTATGAAACCCGAGACTgtcagctgtttgtttttccttcacGGTGTTCCTGACGTTCATACAGAAACAAATCCAGCTGAATTTATGAAGCAAATATACTCAGCCTTGTGCGTTCACATGGAAATTGGCAGATGTTCATGCAGGGTGCTGACTGTTCCTCAGCAGGATAAACCTCTGGAAATCTGAGAAATTTATGCAACTTCTACGAGTGCCCCATGGAAGCTAGCCCAGAAGATCACAGGGACTGTCTTCCCCTGCATGTAGACCATCTATGACAGGAGGGTTTGAGAACCTCACACACTCTGCACCTCACACGTTCCATCTCCTGCAGGAGCTACCAGAGTATGGGTTCC
This genomic window from Ictalurus punctatus breed USDA103 chromosome 1, Coco_2.0, whole genome shotgun sequence contains:
- the LOC108269094 gene encoding CCN family member 3, which produces MFSNSFMKKEVPLSVCAQVLLFCAVMCVRQRGEPCSQTKPCQKGLRCRYMGGNGNRTRTVCAAPDADSCVLGNSVYHSGETFFPSCRYQCVCHGGQISCVPRCNLDVMLPGPDCPFPRKVQVLGECCEKWVCDAQAEVSVLGAFAMAAYRQEETLGFDPSMECMEQSTEWSACSRSCGMGVSIRVTNQNRRCEMVKQSRLCMVRPCDATKEQADPQEVGTCLRTTQSPEPVHFTFRNCSSVQAFRPRFCGRCSDGRCCTPHATKTAPVTFRCPDGSTLKRPVMFIRTCACHRNCPAKDNVPQRGPETDHASVLTH